One Cydia pomonella isolate Wapato2018A unplaced genomic scaffold, ilCydPomo1 PGA_scaffold_81, whole genome shotgun sequence genomic region harbors:
- the LOC133534299 gene encoding putative uncharacterized protein DDB_G0292636, translating into MCRASRSLKSLSDISSDIIWLGTPPGWTATPEFQDPQSEGDLVREKEIMDENIRKELEEIRFEVSDKREMKSKKSSEKNNVSDNEDSGIDVQAKKNQNTNKAMTDKDSEKAGQKHERDKEDKKAGHKEGKKVGHKDDRDKEGKKVEQQDERDKEGKKVGHKDDRDKEDKNTGQIDEGDNIEKKAGQSGEGDKLEKKAGHKNKRDKEDKKAGEKHKRENDDISKPDDATKRIKGKGVGKKTVQKETRGRYV; encoded by the coding sequence ATGTGTAGGGCATCGCGGTCTCTCAAGTCCCTGTCTGACATCAGCAGTGACATCATCTGGCTTGGAACTCCACCAGGGTGGACCGCGACCCCAGAGTTCCAAGACCCACAGTCCGAAGGGGATTTGGTACGAGAAAAGGAAATAATGGACGAAAACATTAGGAAAGAACTTGAAGAAATCAGATTCGAAGTCTCAGATAAAAGAgaaatgaaatctaaaaaatCTTCAGAAAAAAATAACGTTTCTGATAATGAGGATTCAGGTATTGATGTACAAGCGAAAAAGAACCAAAATACAAACAAAGCTATGACAGATAAGGACAGTGAGAAAGCAGGTCAGAAACATGAAAGGGACAAAGAAGACAAGAAAGCGGGACACAAAGAAGGCAAGAAAGTAGGACATAAAGATGATAGGGACAAAGAAGGCAAGAAAGTAGAACAACAAGATGAGAGGGACAAAGAAGGCAAGAAAGTAGGACATAAAGATGATAGGGACAAAGAAGACAAAAATACCGGACAGATAGATGAGGGAGACAATATAGAGAAGAAAGCGGGACAGTCAGGTGAGGGAGACAAATTAGAGAAGAAAGCGGGACATAAAAATAAGAGGGACAAAGAAGACAAGAAAGCAGGAGAGAAACATAAGAGGGAAAACGATGACATCAGTAAACCAGACGATGCAACAAAGAGGATTAAAGGAAAGGGAGTGGGGAAGAAAACTGTGCAGAAAGAAACAAGGGGCAGGTATGTATAG